A genomic region of Gimesia chilikensis contains the following coding sequences:
- a CDS encoding cytochrome c3 family protein: MDRFLFPKWTNTIVPVLGALGAIGVLYVVGMVAFGASPETTDVGYQPEQPLPFSHALHAGKLKLDCRYCHNTVEVAGHAAVPPTATCLNCHSGADANGVVNTVAIHSTSPKLAPIRESQATGKSMQWRRVHDLPDYVYFNHSAHVRRGVSCVSCHGRVDKMEKVTQVKPLSMGWCLECHRHPEPNLRPPELVTKLDWKPEGDPEEVGAKIRKELNLNPSTNCSTCHR; the protein is encoded by the coding sequence ATGGATCGTTTTCTGTTTCCAAAATGGACAAATACGATTGTGCCAGTGCTAGGTGCGCTGGGGGCGATTGGAGTCCTGTATGTTGTTGGTATGGTTGCATTTGGGGCGAGTCCGGAGACGACGGACGTCGGTTATCAGCCCGAGCAGCCACTCCCCTTCAGTCATGCTCTGCACGCAGGTAAGTTGAAGCTGGACTGCCGCTACTGTCACAACACAGTTGAAGTTGCCGGCCACGCTGCTGTGCCTCCTACCGCGACCTGTCTGAACTGCCACTCTGGTGCAGACGCCAACGGGGTGGTTAACACTGTTGCCATCCACTCGACCAGCCCGAAGCTGGCTCCCATCCGGGAAAGCCAGGCGACCGGGAAGTCGATGCAGTGGCGTCGTGTGCATGACCTGCCAGACTACGTGTACTTCAACCATAGTGCTCACGTTCGTCGTGGTGTGAGCTGTGTTTCCTGCCATGGTCGCGTTGACAAAATGGAAAAGGTCACACAGGTTAAGCCGTTGAGCATGGGCTGGTGTCTGGAGTGTCATCGGCATCCTGAACCGAATCTGCGTCCACCTGAGCTGGTAACGAAGCTCGACTGGAAGCCCGAAGGGGATCCGGAAGAAGTGGGTGCAAAGATTCGGAAAGAATTGAATTTGAATCCTTCTACTAATTGTTCTACGTGTCACCGCTAA
- a CDS encoding FG-GAP repeat domain-containing protein — protein MYTLMRKRANVICLLGFWLLGHPLQAEEPDRGTPWQIHIIDDSSRGADGVKLYDIDGDGLLDLTTGWEEGGITRIYRNPGPDKVKSAWPALTVGKTPQVEDAAWIDLEHKGTSRAVVSCCEGKMRSVFVHWTPEDKPFENAWEQAVIPASKNRMMWMFAIPAKLGLDDSGGEVLVAAGKGPGAEIGWFECTGQPRDLSSYQWHPLSPAGWIMSLYAVDMDGDGDQDLLTTDRKGKHRGCRWLENPGSVSSKGKLWKNHWIGGQDREVMFAHLADLDQDGLQDILVVSRAPDEVHWYRRLDQSGLKWDHRVIPYPPNTGGGKGVAVGDLDRDGQLDLVLSCEHAEPPRSGMFWLRGSRDGDQFNWEPREISGPQGIKYDRIELLDLDADGDLDVLCCEERHKKRGLGLFWYENPGQK, from the coding sequence ATGTACACGCTGATGAGAAAACGCGCGAACGTGATCTGTCTGCTGGGCTTCTGGCTTCTGGGGCATCCATTACAGGCGGAGGAGCCGGACCGCGGTACTCCCTGGCAGATCCATATCATAGACGACTCTTCCCGCGGTGCGGACGGCGTGAAACTGTATGATATAGACGGCGACGGTCTGCTGGACCTGACTACCGGCTGGGAAGAGGGGGGCATCACCCGTATCTACCGCAATCCGGGACCCGACAAGGTGAAATCGGCTTGGCCTGCGTTGACCGTCGGTAAAACACCCCAGGTGGAAGATGCTGCCTGGATCGATCTCGAGCACAAAGGCACCAGCCGGGCGGTCGTCAGTTGTTGTGAAGGGAAAATGCGGTCCGTCTTCGTACATTGGACTCCAGAAGACAAGCCGTTTGAGAATGCCTGGGAGCAGGCTGTGATCCCTGCCTCGAAAAATCGCATGATGTGGATGTTCGCCATCCCCGCGAAACTGGGCCTGGATGATAGCGGAGGGGAAGTCCTGGTAGCAGCCGGTAAAGGGCCGGGGGCCGAGATTGGCTGGTTTGAATGTACCGGTCAACCGCGGGATCTCTCGTCCTATCAATGGCATCCACTTTCCCCGGCTGGCTGGATCATGTCTCTCTATGCCGTCGACATGGACGGCGATGGTGACCAGGACCTGTTAACCACGGACCGCAAAGGGAAGCACCGCGGATGCCGCTGGCTCGAGAATCCGGGTTCCGTCAGTTCTAAAGGGAAGCTGTGGAAAAATCACTGGATCGGCGGTCAGGATCGCGAAGTGATGTTTGCCCATCTGGCGGACCTCGACCAGGATGGTTTGCAGGATATTCTGGTAGTTTCGCGAGCTCCCGATGAAGTGCACTGGTACCGTCGCCTGGATCAGAGTGGCCTGAAATGGGATCACCGCGTCATTCCCTATCCCCCAAACACGGGAGGCGGAAAGGGAGTTGCCGTAGGAGATCTGGACAGGGATGGTCAACTGGATCTGGTCCTCAGTTGTGAACATGCCGAGCCACCCAGGTCCGGGATGTTCTGGCTCCGCGGTTCTCGCGACGGAGATCAGTTCAACTGGGAGCCACGGGAAATCAGCGGTCCCCAAGGAATCAAGTATGACCGCATCGAACTGCTGGACCTCGACGCCGACGGCGATCTGGATGTGCTCTGTTGTGAAGAACGTCACAAGAAACGCGGGCTCGGTTTGTTCTGGTATGAAAACCCGGGTCAGAAATAA
- a CDS encoding Gfo/Idh/MocA family protein, protein MSNRIRWGILSTAKIGTVQVIPAMQQGEHCEISAIASRTLDQAEQTAAELGIPRAYGSYEELLTDPDIDAIYNPLPNHLHVPWSIKAIEAGKHVLCEKPIGLSSSEGQQLVDCAAAHPELKVMEAFMYRHHPQWQLARKLVTDGTIGELRTIQSFFSYFNDDPQNIRNQSEIGGGGLMDIGCYPISLSRFIFGEEPQRVSGIVEYDSELGTDRLASATLDFGRGTSTFTCSTQLNPYQRVQIHGTQGRVEIEIPFNAPIDRPCRVWHQTGADIAEVKLDQCNQYSIQGDLFSLAILNNTAVPTPLTDAVANMKVIEAIVESNRSGAWVKP, encoded by the coding sequence ATGAGCAATCGCATTCGCTGGGGCATCTTAAGCACCGCAAAAATCGGCACCGTACAGGTCATTCCCGCCATGCAGCAGGGAGAACATTGTGAGATCAGCGCAATCGCTTCCCGCACGCTCGACCAGGCTGAGCAGACTGCCGCCGAGCTGGGAATCCCCCGTGCGTACGGTTCTTACGAAGAACTGCTAACCGACCCGGACATTGATGCGATCTATAATCCCCTGCCCAACCATCTGCATGTCCCCTGGTCCATCAAGGCCATTGAAGCGGGCAAACATGTGTTGTGCGAAAAGCCAATCGGGCTCTCCTCCAGCGAGGGCCAGCAACTGGTCGACTGCGCTGCAGCGCATCCCGAGCTGAAAGTGATGGAAGCCTTCATGTATCGCCACCACCCCCAATGGCAGCTGGCCAGAAAGCTGGTGACAGATGGCACAATCGGGGAACTGCGTACGATTCAGTCATTTTTCTCCTACTTCAATGACGATCCGCAAAACATTCGTAACCAGAGTGAAATCGGTGGTGGCGGTCTGATGGACATCGGCTGCTATCCCATCTCACTCTCACGATTTATCTTTGGCGAGGAACCGCAGCGCGTCTCAGGAATCGTCGAATACGACAGTGAGTTGGGGACCGATCGCCTGGCCTCGGCTACGCTAGACTTTGGCAGAGGAACCTCCACCTTCACCTGCTCGACACAGCTCAATCCCTATCAGCGAGTGCAGATTCATGGCACACAGGGACGAGTGGAGATTGAAATTCCCTTCAATGCACCGATCGACCGCCCCTGTCGTGTCTGGCACCAGACCGGCGCTGATATCGCCGAGGTCAAACTGGATCAGTGCAACCAATACAGTATCCAGGGCGATCTGTTCTCACTGGCCATTCTCAACAATACCGCGGTGCCCACCCCGCTCACCGATGCTGTCGCCAACATGAAAGTGATCGAGGCGATTGTTGAGAGCAACCGCAGCGGCGCCTGGGTGAAACCCTGA
- a CDS encoding 3-keto-disaccharide hydrolase: MKVTTMITWKRTTLLLALLLAVTSLNLAEAEEGKLNQPPEGFKQLFNGKDLTGWKGLVGNPKTRAKMSPEELAEAQKKADESMNEHWKVVDGIIVFDGKGQSLCTAKDYGDFEMLVDWKIKKDGDSGIYLRGSPQVQIWDPAVKAAGGVGSGGLYNNKKNPSKPLLTADNPVGEWNTFRIKMVGEKVSVWLNGKLVVDDTPLENYWERDKPIYETGQIELQNHGNTLYFRNVFIKELD; the protein is encoded by the coding sequence ATGAAGGTTACGACTATGATCACCTGGAAACGCACCACATTGCTGCTGGCTCTGCTGCTGGCCGTGACTTCGCTCAACCTGGCGGAAGCCGAAGAAGGCAAACTGAATCAGCCCCCGGAAGGTTTCAAGCAACTCTTCAACGGCAAAGACCTGACCGGCTGGAAAGGCCTGGTGGGCAACCCCAAAACACGGGCCAAGATGAGCCCTGAAGAACTGGCCGAAGCTCAGAAAAAAGCCGACGAGAGCATGAACGAGCACTGGAAGGTCGTGGATGGCATCATCGTCTTTGACGGTAAAGGTCAGAGCCTGTGCACCGCCAAAGATTACGGCGACTTCGAAATGCTGGTCGACTGGAAGATCAAGAAAGACGGCGACAGCGGCATCTACCTGCGTGGTTCGCCACAGGTGCAGATCTGGGATCCAGCTGTGAAAGCCGCAGGCGGCGTCGGTTCCGGCGGACTCTACAACAACAAAAAGAACCCCAGCAAACCACTGCTCACCGCCGATAATCCTGTGGGTGAATGGAACACGTTCCGCATTAAAATGGTCGGCGAAAAAGTCAGCGTCTGGCTCAACGGCAAACTGGTCGTCGACGACACTCCGTTGGAAAACTACTGGGAGCGGGACAAGCCGATCTACGAAACCGGTCAGATCGAGTTGCAGAACCACGGCAACACACTTTATTTCCGCAATGTGTTTATCAAAGAACTGGATTAG
- the infC gene encoding translation initiation factor IF-3, translated as MIRYKEKQAIETTQRLNDQIRISPVRVIDQDGEQLGVIPTAEALKLAMEANLDLVEVASDAKPPVCRIMDYGKLKYERKKKTSKNTKQHQVHLKEIRMRPKIGKHDIEFKLKSARKFLEQKDKVKFNIMFRGRENAHHELGRTILGEIQEKLSDLAKVEQAPSMASGRNMIMVLAPR; from the coding sequence TTGATTCGATACAAGGAGAAACAAGCAATCGAAACAACGCAGAGACTTAATGACCAGATCCGGATCAGTCCGGTGCGGGTCATTGATCAAGACGGGGAACAACTCGGAGTGATCCCCACAGCGGAAGCATTGAAGTTAGCGATGGAGGCCAACCTGGATCTGGTGGAAGTGGCCTCAGACGCAAAGCCCCCCGTCTGTCGTATCATGGACTACGGGAAGCTGAAGTACGAGCGTAAAAAGAAGACCAGCAAAAACACCAAGCAGCATCAGGTGCATCTGAAAGAAATCCGGATGCGTCCGAAAATCGGCAAACATGACATTGAGTTCAAGCTGAAAAGCGCCCGGAAGTTTCTGGAGCAGAAAGACAAGGTCAAATTCAATATCATGTTCCGTGGTCGTGAAAACGCGCACCACGAACTCGGCCGGACCATCCTCGGAGAAATCCAGGAAAAGCTTTCCGATCTGGCAAAAGTGGAGCAGGCTCCCTCAATGGCCAGCGGTCGGAATATGATCATGGTGCTGGCTCCCAGGTAG
- a CDS encoding TolC family protein, with product MNHFLTRLMLLLAVAPTLLGPGCSSFMNKSIQDEFVDSEEVYQQVAHEIEYPNVDSIDEGDTIGTMAPSSVASSATPDYWDLSLQEAVRMALESSKVLGDVGGVSLNTPAAVTTKYDPAITESDPRYGVPAALSAYDATLSASTFFEKNDKALNNVFFGGGTRLLRQDAMVIQAQLTKRAMTGTEFTLRDYIDYDANNSPGNQFPHAYQNNIEMEFRHPLLRGGGIDFNQLAGPSNTPGVINGVIIARMNTDISLGEFEIAVRNLVSDVENAYWDLYFGYRDLDAKIMARDSALETWRRIHALYENGRRGGEAEKEAQAREQYFRYQAEVENALSGRLLNGTHTNNGSQGGTFQSNHGVYVAERRLRKLMGIPINDGRLIRPADEPSLARVDFDWEETLVESLDRRPEIRRQRWAIKKYELELQANENFLLPELDLIGRYRWRGFGKNFLAEGSNPGPYEGALNTLFDGNLQEWQLGLEFSVPLGRRQAHAAMRNAELQLARSRAILHEQERTVVQSLSNAIADVDRAYSVMQTTFNRRHAARQEVAAVQAAYESDNATLDLLLEAQRRQAEADSSYYRSLVEYALAVKNVQFEKGSLLSYNNIFLAEGGWPQKAYMDAAERDRLKGRVRNIAAAPLYTGEISRGVYPQLLTPGEAPPEPVAPAPEAMPQTPAPPVPGVQSESAAAPVNEKIQSIDFSEPAESAAAIQNLQGTQPGPDGTAFIPPAPSQREASATLKAAFLGTEADSSAVTLPLSEPAPQPGANFNSSPGVEFEPSLRAARQHQIPEFPVRGRAGEQDPFKNYRNSGPRWEPVAIPAEQQRNLRDFSGEVKRFPLKEADSSDR from the coding sequence ATGAACCATTTCCTGACAAGATTGATGCTTCTGCTGGCGGTAGCTCCTACGCTACTGGGGCCAGGCTGCAGCAGTTTCATGAACAAGTCGATCCAGGACGAGTTTGTGGACAGTGAGGAAGTGTACCAGCAGGTCGCTCACGAAATCGAATATCCCAATGTGGATTCCATTGATGAAGGCGACACGATCGGCACAATGGCGCCTTCGAGTGTCGCCAGCTCTGCAACCCCCGATTACTGGGATCTTTCGTTGCAGGAAGCAGTCCGGATGGCACTGGAGAGTTCCAAGGTGCTGGGTGATGTAGGTGGCGTTTCATTAAATACGCCGGCTGCAGTGACCACGAAATACGATCCTGCCATTACCGAGTCGGACCCGCGATATGGCGTGCCTGCGGCACTAAGCGCCTATGATGCCACGCTGTCAGCGAGTACGTTTTTTGAGAAGAATGACAAGGCGTTGAACAACGTCTTCTTCGGCGGTGGTACCCGTCTGTTGCGACAGGATGCAATGGTGATCCAGGCGCAGCTGACCAAGCGTGCCATGACCGGTACTGAATTTACCCTGCGGGACTACATCGACTACGATGCCAATAACTCGCCCGGTAACCAGTTCCCCCACGCCTACCAGAACAATATCGAAATGGAATTCCGTCATCCGCTGTTGCGGGGAGGCGGAATCGATTTCAACCAGCTGGCCGGACCGAGTAACACGCCGGGAGTGATCAACGGTGTGATCATCGCCCGCATGAATACTGACATCAGCCTCGGCGAATTCGAGATAGCCGTCCGTAACCTGGTGAGCGACGTTGAAAACGCTTACTGGGATTTGTATTTCGGTTATCGCGATCTCGATGCGAAAATCATGGCCCGCGATTCCGCACTGGAAACCTGGCGGCGGATTCATGCGTTGTATGAAAATGGACGTCGTGGCGGCGAAGCTGAAAAAGAAGCGCAGGCCCGCGAACAGTATTTCCGCTATCAGGCCGAAGTGGAAAATGCACTCAGCGGTCGACTGCTGAATGGCACGCATACCAACAACGGCAGCCAGGGCGGAACCTTCCAGAGCAATCACGGTGTGTATGTTGCAGAACGACGCCTGCGTAAGCTGATGGGCATTCCGATCAATGACGGCCGACTGATTCGTCCGGCAGATGAACCATCGCTGGCTCGTGTTGACTTCGACTGGGAAGAGACCCTGGTGGAATCGCTGGACCGTCGCCCCGAAATTCGTCGTCAGCGCTGGGCGATCAAAAAATACGAACTGGAATTGCAGGCCAACGAAAACTTCCTGCTGCCCGAACTCGATTTGATTGGCCGGTATCGCTGGCGTGGCTTTGGTAAGAACTTCCTGGCCGAAGGTTCCAATCCCGGACCATACGAAGGTGCTCTGAATACCCTGTTTGATGGAAATCTGCAGGAATGGCAGCTGGGGCTGGAATTCTCTGTGCCCCTGGGACGTCGGCAGGCGCATGCAGCCATGCGAAACGCAGAACTGCAGCTGGCACGCAGCCGGGCGATCCTGCATGAACAGGAACGGACCGTGGTACAGAGTCTGAGTAACGCCATCGCCGATGTCGATCGGGCGTACTCTGTGATGCAGACAACCTTCAACCGTCGTCATGCGGCCCGACAGGAAGTAGCGGCAGTGCAGGCGGCTTATGAATCAGACAATGCGACCCTGGACCTGCTGCTGGAAGCACAGCGTCGTCAGGCCGAAGCAGACAGCAGTTACTATCGTTCGCTGGTCGAGTATGCCCTCGCGGTTAAGAACGTGCAGTTTGAGAAAGGCTCGCTGCTGTCGTATAACAACATTTTCCTGGCTGAAGGGGGCTGGCCTCAGAAAGCCTACATGGATGCAGCAGAGCGGGATCGTCTGAAAGGGCGTGTCCGGAACATCGCAGCAGCACCACTCTATACGGGTGAGATTTCGCGGGGCGTTTATCCTCAGCTGCTGACCCCGGGCGAAGCACCACCCGAGCCGGTTGCTCCTGCTCCGGAAGCAATGCCTCAGACACCAGCACCGCCGGTACCCGGCGTGCAGAGTGAATCTGCAGCAGCACCTGTGAATGAAAAAATTCAGTCGATCGATTTCAGTGAACCAGCGGAATCCGCGGCTGCCATCCAGAATCTGCAGGGAACTCAACCAGGTCCCGATGGCACTGCTTTCATTCCTCCGGCACCCTCTCAACGTGAAGCATCTGCGACACTGAAGGCCGCTTTCCTGGGAACGGAAGCTGATTCATCCGCTGTAACGCTTCCGCTGTCGGAACCGGCTCCTCAGCCGGGAGCGAACTTTAACTCCTCGCCAGGTGTCGAGTTCGAACCGAGCCTGCGAGCAGCCCGTCAGCACCAGATTCCGGAATTCCCGGTACGTGGCCGTGCGGGAGAGCAGGATCCCTTTAAAAATTACCGGAATTCCGGCCCCCGCTGGGAGCCCGTGGCGATTCCCGCTGAGCAGCAGCGGAATTTGAGGGATTTTTCGGGCGAAGTAAAGCGATTTCCACTGAAAGAGGCAGATTCATCCGACAGATGA
- a CDS encoding DUF58 domain-containing protein — MLSQDAPLSDPTALARFGKLDVVTRLVVEGFMMGQHKSPFKGASVEFVEHRQYYPGDEIRHIDWRAYGKTGKYYVKEFEEETNLRCYLLLDCSGSMAYAGKTLSKFDYAKQLAAALGYLLLSQRDAVGLITFDSKRRDFIQPSANPKNFGQMLEILENAKPRHETAISTVLSEVQPLIKRRSLVVLISDCFDEPEALTTTLKQLRHDRHEVLLFQVVAPEEEEFPFSKPTQFRSLELRGHHQLVDPHQLRARYLEQYQEFCATLARQCGSVHVDYLKFRTTDPYHLALGAFLNQRTRPGRK, encoded by the coding sequence ATGCTGTCACAGGACGCGCCACTTTCAGACCCCACCGCACTGGCCCGGTTTGGCAAACTCGATGTTGTCACCCGGCTCGTCGTGGAAGGTTTTATGATGGGACAGCACAAAAGTCCCTTCAAAGGAGCCAGCGTTGAATTCGTGGAGCATCGGCAGTATTACCCGGGCGACGAAATCCGCCACATCGACTGGCGGGCTTACGGCAAGACCGGCAAGTATTACGTCAAGGAATTCGAAGAAGAGACCAACCTCCGCTGTTACCTGCTGCTCGACTGTTCGGGCAGCATGGCTTATGCCGGCAAGACGCTCAGCAAGTTCGACTATGCGAAACAACTGGCGGCAGCGCTGGGTTACCTGCTGCTCAGTCAGCGCGACGCAGTGGGCTTGATTACCTTCGACAGCAAACGCCGCGACTTCATTCAGCCTTCAGCCAATCCGAAGAACTTTGGTCAGATGCTGGAGATCCTGGAGAATGCGAAACCGCGACACGAAACCGCGATCTCGACCGTACTGTCCGAAGTGCAGCCGCTGATCAAACGCCGCAGCCTGGTCGTATTGATCTCCGACTGTTTCGATGAACCCGAGGCACTGACGACCACTCTCAAACAACTCCGCCACGATCGTCATGAAGTGCTGTTGTTCCAGGTCGTCGCACCGGAAGAAGAAGAGTTCCCCTTCAGCAAGCCGACCCAGTTCCGCAGCCTCGAGTTGCGGGGACATCATCAACTGGTCGACCCGCATCAGCTGCGAGCCCGCTACCTGGAGCAGTACCAGGAATTCTGTGCGACACTGGCCCGGCAGTGCGGCTCGGTGCACGTGGATTATCTCAAGTTTCGCACGACCGACCCCTATCATCTGGCGCTGGGGGCATTCCTCAATCAGCGCACCCGCCCCGGACGCAAATAG
- a CDS encoding efflux RND transporter periplasmic adaptor subunit, translated as MTTDESSSIENVWQEIEELVMGLAQISRTEISSQRFYSELVERAIQGLSARGALLWIPDSHRDFELIEQQGLNPETDPILGLSQEQVHRHRMLLNEALLENEPASIAAGTGLSAEHQGKNPLSENLILCPVRIMRDSVASIGILEIIHSAPRSYAAQEGYLRFISALCEISEDFCQHQQLLKLQELETLWEEFERFSEHVHLHLETQQTAYIIANEGRLLINCDRVSVLQRSGSAYRLLAASGVESIERRSESVQRLETLVNRIQALNRPYWNWEADQNYPPQITEPLHAYLDLAASRSLMIFPLKHITQESTEPVNNTRLHDQSSPAEQTIGAIVVEQFHEASAGQTFLDRSLAVARHGGTALYNALQYESFPFFPVLKFWSHSPVRKRQLTWRKLATAGVVLAVITALLIMIPADFTIEGTGTLQPVDQQNIFATADGIVDQILVQQGDEVTQDQTLLTLRDSELELESSRVRGEIQTVQKRLAVIQAARLELNPTDADALQRANRLTAEQEELNERLKSLTEQRTLLKNQQDALLLKSPIAGEVLTWDLQEKLLARPVQRGQRLLTVAHLAGPWELKMQVPDSEVGHVLEAQRRSETPLNVSFLLLTDPDQTYTGTVQSIAATAEPDQEGTPAVQITVKLDRESIKGLRPGASVLPQIDCGQRSLGYVWLRRLWETVQRELFLF; from the coding sequence ATGACAACAGACGAATCCTCTTCCATCGAAAATGTCTGGCAGGAGATCGAAGAGCTCGTAATGGGGCTGGCGCAAATCTCACGTACCGAGATTTCCAGTCAGCGGTTCTATTCCGAACTGGTGGAGCGGGCCATCCAGGGTCTTAGCGCGCGAGGTGCCCTGCTCTGGATTCCGGATTCCCACAGGGACTTCGAACTTATCGAACAACAGGGGTTAAACCCCGAAACCGATCCGATTCTGGGCCTGAGCCAGGAACAGGTCCATCGGCACCGGATGCTGCTCAACGAAGCCCTGCTCGAGAACGAGCCTGCCAGTATCGCCGCCGGAACTGGATTGTCGGCTGAACACCAGGGGAAGAATCCCCTCTCAGAAAATCTGATTCTCTGCCCCGTCCGCATCATGCGCGATTCGGTTGCCAGCATCGGAATCCTGGAAATCATTCATTCCGCCCCCCGCTCTTACGCGGCTCAGGAAGGTTACCTGCGATTCATCAGCGCACTGTGTGAAATTTCAGAAGACTTCTGTCAGCACCAACAGTTGCTCAAACTCCAGGAACTGGAAACCCTCTGGGAAGAGTTCGAACGATTCTCCGAACACGTGCATCTGCACCTGGAAACACAGCAGACCGCCTACATCATTGCCAATGAAGGGCGTCTGCTCATCAACTGTGACCGGGTCTCGGTACTGCAACGGAGCGGTTCTGCCTATCGCCTGCTGGCCGCCAGTGGAGTCGAGAGTATTGAACGCCGTTCCGAATCGGTACAACGACTGGAAACACTCGTCAATCGTATTCAGGCTTTGAATCGACCTTACTGGAACTGGGAAGCGGATCAGAACTATCCCCCGCAGATCACCGAACCGTTGCACGCTTATCTGGACCTGGCGGCGTCCCGTTCGCTGATGATTTTCCCGTTGAAACACATCACCCAGGAATCAACAGAACCGGTTAATAACACCCGACTGCATGACCAGAGCAGTCCCGCGGAACAGACGATTGGCGCGATCGTTGTCGAGCAGTTTCACGAAGCGAGTGCCGGCCAGACTTTTCTCGATCGTTCCCTGGCGGTAGCGCGGCACGGGGGAACGGCGCTCTATAATGCGCTACAGTATGAAAGCTTTCCTTTCTTTCCCGTACTTAAATTCTGGTCGCATTCGCCGGTTCGCAAACGACAATTGACCTGGCGGAAACTGGCGACTGCGGGCGTGGTACTGGCCGTCATCACAGCCCTGCTGATTATGATCCCTGCTGACTTCACGATTGAAGGAACCGGCACTCTACAGCCCGTTGATCAGCAGAACATCTTCGCGACCGCAGATGGCATTGTCGATCAGATCCTCGTTCAACAGGGAGACGAAGTCACTCAAGATCAGACACTGCTCACGCTGCGTGACTCGGAACTGGAACTCGAATCCAGTCGCGTGCGGGGCGAGATCCAGACGGTCCAGAAACGTCTCGCCGTAATTCAGGCGGCACGCCTCGAACTCAATCCGACCGACGCCGATGCCCTGCAACGCGCCAACCGGCTGACTGCGGAACAGGAAGAACTCAACGAACGCCTCAAAAGTCTGACCGAACAGCGGACCCTGTTGAAGAATCAACAGGATGCCCTGCTGCTCAAAAGTCCGATCGCGGGAGAAGTCCTGACCTGGGATCTGCAGGAGAAACTATTGGCCCGCCCGGTCCAGCGGGGGCAACGTCTGCTCACCGTAGCTCACCTCGCCGGCCCGTGGGAACTGAAAATGCAAGTACCCGACTCTGAAGTAGGACACGTACTGGAAGCGCAACGTCGAAGCGAGACGCCCCTCAATGTCTCCTTCTTATTACTGACAGATCCGGACCAGACTTATACCGGCACCGTTCAATCCATCGCAGCCACTGCGGAACCTGATCAGGAAGGAACCCCCGCCGTACAGATCACGGTCAAACTGGATCGTGAATCCATCAAGGGGCTGCGGCCGGGGGCATCGGTACTTCCTCAGATCGATTGTGGTCAACGTTCTTTGGGCTACGTCTGGCTCAGACGGTTATGGGAAACCGTTCAACGGGAACTCTTCCTGTTCTGA